A single region of the Chryseobacterium sp. 6424 genome encodes:
- a CDS encoding GxxExxY protein translates to MINEQYKHSELTGKIIGCAIEVHKHLGNGFQEVVYQRALAIEMRMQGLEFEREKEMALRYKGHSIGTRRVDFFVEGLIMVELKAIIQLEDVHLAQAINYLEAYGMEVGLLINFGSRRLDFKRVMKPGS, encoded by the coding sequence ATGATTAACGAGCAGTACAAACATTCGGAGCTTACGGGCAAGATCATCGGTTGTGCGATAGAGGTTCATAAGCATTTGGGCAATGGATTTCAGGAAGTTGTCTATCAGCGTGCGCTGGCGATCGAGATGCGGATGCAGGGGCTGGAGTTTGAGCGTGAAAAGGAAATGGCCTTACGCTATAAAGGACATTCCATTGGCACCCGCCGTGTGGATTTCTTTGTGGAGGGACTGATTATGGTGGAATTGAAAGCGATCATTCAGCTGGAAGATGTGCACCTGGCTCAGGCCATCAATTATCTGGAAGCCTACGGCATGGAAGTCGGCCTGCTGATTAATTTCGGAAGTAGAAGGCTGGATTTTAAGAGGGTGATGAAGCCGGGGTCTTGA